From Kitasatospora sp. MAP12-44:
CGAGATCTCCACCGACCCCGCCCGCCTCGACGCCGAGCTGATCCACCGCTGGCTCTCGCTCGACGCCTACTGGGCACTCGGCGTCACCCGCGACAAGCAGGACCAGGCGATCGCCGGTTCGCTCAACTTCGGCCTCTACGCGAGCCCCGGCACGGGCGAGGGCGGCGCCCAACTCGGCTACGCCCGGGTGGTCACCGACCGGGCCACCTTCGCCTGGCTCTGCGACGTCTACATCGCCCCCGCCGCGCGCGGCCGGGGGCTGGGCACGGCGCTGGCCGCCGCCGTCCGCGACCACCTCGCCGGCTACGACCTGCGCCGCGTCATGCTGGCCACCGCGGACGCCCACGAGGTCTACGCCAAGGTCGGATTCGCGCCGCTGGCCACGGTGGAGAAGTGGATGCTCCTGGGCAAGCAGTGACCGCGGTCGCCCGCAACAGCCCTACTCACGGGCGCTGAGCAGTTCGTCCCAGTGCTCCTCCGCCCACGCGCAGGCGGCCGCCATGGGTTCGAGCATGCTGCGGCCCAGCGGAGTCAGCTCGTACTCGACATGCGGGGTGGCCTCGGCGTAGACGGTGCGCTTGACCAGGCCGTCGCGTTCAAGGGACCGCAGTGACTGGGTGAGGACCTTGGGGGTGACGCGGCCCAGCGGCACCCGCAACTCGGAGAAGCGGCGCGGTCCGTGCTCAAGGCAGCGGATGACCAGCGCCGCCCACTTGTCACCGAACCGGATCGGATTGAGCGAGGACGGGCACAGTTCATCGAACATGTCGGCGGGCAGCGGTTCCCTCATGGCCTCACGATAGCCGGTATCCAACTGGTAACCGCTGCCCCCGATATGGTCGGCGAACCGGCTGGGGCACAGGTGCTCCGGCCCTGGTGAGAGGCGATTCCTCATGAACATCGTGGTCTTCGGTGCGGGTGGCCGGATCGGGCGGCAGGCCGTCGCCGAGGCGAGCCGGCGCGGCCACCAGGTCACCGCCGTGGTGCGTGACCCCGCAGGCCACGGCGAGTTGGCCGGGGCGCGGGCGGTGGCGGGCGATGTCACGGATGCGGCGAGCATCGAGCAGGTGGCCGCCGGACACGATGCCGCCGTCAACGCCGCCGTGGACCTGTCCGTTCCGCCGCACGACTTCTTCACCGCGTCGTCCCGCGCCCTGACGGCCGGCCTGGCGAAGGCCGGCGTGCACCGCCTGGTGACGGTCGGCCTCGCATCGATCATGCCCGGAGCGTCCGGTGCCCCGCTGATGGACGAGCCCGGCTACCCGAACGAGTACCGACCCTTCTATCTCGGCCACGCGGCAGGCCTCGACGAGCTTCGAAGCTGCACCCTCGACTGGGCATACGTGGCCCCCGCAGGCGACTTCGACCACGCTGGCCCGGTCACCGGCCGCTACCAGCTCGCCGAGCACGGCGACCCGGCCAGCCGGATCACGCCAGCGGACTTCGCCATCGCCCTGCTCGACGAGGTCGATGCGCCCCGCCACCACCGTGCCGCCCTCACCGTCCGGGAGGCATGATGCCCGTTCTCCACGACAGCCCCAACGCCTGGGTCGCCGAGCACATTCGCCGCTTCCAGGAGACCGGAGGCCGACCCCGACCGGACGTGAACGACCTGCTGCTGACCACCCGAGGCCGGCGCACCGGCGAACTGCGCCGCACCGCCCTGGTCTACCAACACGACAGCGACCGCTACGTCCTGGCGGCCTCCAACAACGGCGCGGACCACCACCCGGCCTGGTACCTCAACCTGCTCGCCGACCCGTCCGTCACCGTGCAGGTGGGCACGGACACCTTCGCCGCACACGCCCGCCCCGCCACCGAGGCAGAGCGCCCACAGCTGTGGCACCTGATGGTCGCAGCCACGCCCCAGTACGCGGCCTACCAGCAGCAGACCACCCGCGAAATCCCCATCGTCCTCCTGGAACCCGCCCGCTGACCGCAACGTCCCAAGGAGCGCCAACTCCCCTGCGCCACACGCGAAACTGTGACTGTCACTGTTTCCCCGGGCCGCCGCGCCTGCGGTGCTTCGGCGAGGACGCCCAGATTAGGAACAGTTCAGCTGTCTCAGCGCCCTGGGTGACTCATTAGGAGTGAGCTGACGGCTGCTCAGCTCGTGAAGGAGCCCCCTGCCGGGGTGTCTCAGGAAATCCCGGAATCCGTTATTCTTCCGTGCCCATTCGGAGGCGTCTCGGGAATGGCGGCGTACGCAACAGGTACGCGGGCGGGTTGCCATGATGGGGGCGTGACCTTCGATAGCCAGAAGCCGCCCCAGTCGGCTGTCCGCGTGATGCACCTACGTCGCCCATACCTCGATCTGGTTGCCTCCGGAGCCAAGACAGTCGAGGTTCGGGTCACCTATCCCAACCGTCGCGATCTGGCACCCGGGCAGCTGATCCGCTTCCAGGCAGAGGGAGCGCACGTCCTGACCCGGGTCACCAGAGTCAGCCGGTACGCCTCCTTCGAAGAGATGCTCGATCACGAAGACGTGGCCGCGATCAGCGGGGTACCTGAGTCCAGGGAAGAGCTGCTGACCGCGATCAGATCAATCTATGACGAGACGAAAGAGTCACTTGGGGTGATCACGTTGGAGGTGCATGTAGTGACTTCCGAGAGCTGAGCGGTAGTTGGCATCCTGCTACTGCTCGTAGGCCCATGCGCGGCCAGTCTGCCGATACTGCTCGACGGGGATGGGGTCAACGCCGGTGCGCATCCGGGCGGTGTAGAGGAGTCCGTCGAGGTGGTCGATCTCGTGGTGGACCAACCGGGCGAGCCCGCGTTCGTACGTGGTGACCACTGGCTGGCCGTCCAGCGTGGTGGTCTCCACGGTGATCCGCAGCGGGCGGGGCACCAGGCCACGCACGTCGAAGAAGGACAGGCAGCCCTCGAACTGCTCGTCCGCCTCGTTGGAGCGGTCGGTGATGCGGGGGTTTAGCAGGACGATCGCCGGAGTGCCGGTCTCGGCAGGCTGGACGATCGCGGCGGCCCGGCCGATGCCGATCTGCGGTGCCGCGATGCCCATGCCCTTGGCGAAGGGGTGAACCTGCCCGATGCGCTCCATCGAGGTGAAAAGCTGCTCGATGACCTGCTCGGCGGCCTCCCGCTCGGCCGGCAGGTCGAAGGGGCGGGCGGGCTCGGCGAGGACGGGGGCGCCGTACTGCACCACTCCAAGGTCACGCATCTGCTCGCTGGGCCGCACCTGGATCACCTGAACTCCCCTTGAGTCGTGTCGCGTTCGGGTCTGGCCCGAAACCGCCATTCCAGACGGTACCGGGCATGGAGGGCGGGTGAGGACGTCGTCCAGGAGAAGACGCGCATCGCGCCCTCCTCGCGCCGCCTCGGGGCGGTCCGCAGCGGCGCCGCCTCGGCGGTCATGGACGTCTCGGTGCCCACACCGCCGGGTCCAGGTCGGCGGGGACGGCCCCCCCTCATGAGGGTTGGCCGATCCAGGACAGTGGTCCCGAGCGGCCGAGTAACTGAATGGAACCATCCAGTGCGGTAGGTGAGGATGGTCGCTATGGCGAATGGCACCAGCGAGATCAATCTGAGCAAGCAGGACCTTCGTGAGGTCACCCGCTATGCAGCCCAGAGCGCGCAGGAGGTCCTTGAGATCTTCGAGAGAGCACACCCAGCCGACTCGCGGCCTCGCGACGCCGTGGATGCCGCATGGACGTTCGCCCGAGGTGGCGAACGCGGGAAGGCACTGCGCGATACCGGGTGGGCGGCACACAAGGCGGCCCGAGAGGCAGATACCGCGGCGGCGAGCAACGCGGCGCGGGCGGCGATGTCCGCAGCAGCCGCTGCGTACCTCCATCCACTGGCCGACGCCCACCAGGTGAAGCACATTCTGGGGGCAGCGGCCCACGCGGCGTGTGTGGCTGAACTTGTTGCGGGCAATGATCGGAAGGCCGGTGCTGATCACATTGAGCAGGCTTGCCGGCACGCGTCACCAGTCGTCGTTGATGTGCTCAGCCGCTACCCTGCCGCACCGCCCGGAGGAGGACGTGTCGGGGAACTGTTGCGCGACCTGGATCAGACCCTCCGCAGCCGCTGTTTGGGCGAGGGAGGCTGCGTCGTCTGCGGCCAGGATGTCCCCTAGGACGATCGGCGGCGGGAACGGAACGGAGAGAGTGTCATGAGGCGACCGTTGCTCTTCCTCGATGTCGACGGGCCCCTGAATCCCTACGCGGCGAAGCCCGAGAGGCGACCCGAGGGATATACGACCCTCCGCATCCCGCGAGACACCAGCGCCGCCGCCGAGTTGGGCACAGCGCATGGCAGGCGGACGCCGCTGCGGGTGTGGCTCAACCCTGACCACGGACGGGCGCTGCTGGCGCTCGACTACGAGCTGTGCTGGGCCACGACCTGGATGAGTGAGGCGAACCGGTGGATCGGCCCGGTGCTCGGGCTGCCGGAACTGCCCTTTGTCGACTTCGGCGACGCCCTGCACAGAGAGCGTCCGGACGGGGTGCACTGGAAGTCCGAGCCCTTGGTCGCGTATGCCGACGGCCGGCCGTTCGCCTGGGTGGACGACGAGCAGAGCGATGCGGATCACGCCCATGTGGCCGACGGCCACCACGCGCCCGCTCTTCTCCACCACGTCAATCCCCGGATCGGCCTGCGGGAGGGCGACTTCACCGTCCTCGCCGCCTTCGCCGCATCCATCGCCCCGACCCGGTGACCGGATGATGGAGGCCGGGAAACGGCCTCAAGCCAGGAATGCCGCCATGGTCGCCGTGAATTGGTCCGCATCGTCGAGCCAGGGGTAGTGGCCGGCTCCCGGTTGCACGACGAGAGTGGCGGTGGGGAGCAGCTCGGCGTACTCGGCAACTGACTGCGGGGGGCTGTTCAGGTCGAACTCTCCGGCGAGCAGCAGGGCGGGGGCCGTACAGGTGGCGAGCCCCGCGCGTGTGGCGTGGGGGGTGAAGGCGCCGTCGGCCGCGAAGAGGGTGACCGCCTCGGGGTTGGTGGGCCGGCTGGCTGCGTGGTGGTGCTGTGCCGCGGTGTCCCAGTGGCCGTAGAAGAAGGAGGCGACGGCGTCCGCGTCGCCGCCCGTGCCCGCGGTGAGCGCTTGCAGGGCGGCGAACGCCGCCGGGAACCACGGCTCGGCCTTCCGGAGCCCGGCGAGCTCACGTCGTGTCTCCGCGGTGACCGCTATGCCGACGGCTCTCGTGCTGGGGCCGATCAGGGCGAGCTTGGCGATGTGCTGCGGGTACCGGGCCGTGTACTGCGCTGCGATGTTCGCACCGGCGGAGTGGCCGAGCAGGTCCAGCCGGGGAAGTCCGAGGTGTTCGCGCAGCGCCTCGACGTCGTCGACCAGGCGATCGCAGCGGTAGGAGGCGGTGTCCTGGGGAATCGCGGACCGGCCGGTGCCGCGCAGGTCCGGGACGATCAGCCTGCGGTGCTTGGACAGGCCGCCGAGGTCGCCGAGGTAGCGGGAGTCGGTGGGGCCTCCCGGGAGGCAGACGAGCGGGTCGCCGGTTCCGATCACGCGGTAGGCGAGCCGGGTTCCGTCAGGTGCGGAGAAGGTGGGCATGGCTGCATCCTGACAGTCATAACCTGGTTATACAACTGGGTTATGACTGGCAGAATCGGGATGGAACCGGGTGTATAACCTAGCTATGGCACGCGACGAGCACACGCAGCAGGAGCCCGAGACGCTGACCGAGGAGCAGGCCGGACGGATGCTCGCCGAGATGAACGACGTCATCCGCGCGGGTGAGGAGATGCGGAAGCTGCGCACCGAGATGATCAAGCTGTTCGCCGACTTCGGCTGGACCCAGGAGAGGATCGCCCAGCTCACCGACCTGAGTCAGCCCGCCGTGTCCAAGCAGGTGACGAAGTACAAGGCGGGCGACCCGCTGCCCCCGATGGGACTCTCGCTCGACCAGCACGACGCGCCCTGGCTCGAAGGCCGCCTGTGGGGCCTCGCCGAGGAGATCTCCGAGAGCTGCGACGACACCGCCCGCTGCACCCGCTACCTCAACGCCGTTGCCCGGGGGAAGAAGCGCTTCACGCCGCAGAGCGTCGACGAGCTGCGGCGCCTCGTCGAGCAGGACCTGATGCTGCACCAGGCGGAGCTGCCCGGCGGCTACCGGGACGCCTACGACGAGATCAGCCGCGGTCTCGACGTCCCCGCGAGGGTCGCCACCACCGCACCGGCCGCCATGCGGCGCGCCCTCGCCCGCCGGCTCCAGCGCGACCGATTCAGGCGCGAAGAGTGAACTGCCCGCGGGGGACCGGGGCGCCACCCCCGGCCCCCCGGTCCCCCGCGACCCGCCCAACGCCTACGGCGCGGTCGGCTCCTGTCGTAGCGCCTCGATCGCTCGGCTGAGCATCTTGGCGCGGAACGGATTGGCGGTGTCCAGGGCCCCGGCCACCGCCACCGCCTCCTCCAGCAACTCCCGTCGATAGGCAGGCAGTTCGCGAACCTGGGGCGAGCGGCTGGCCTCCACCAGCACATAGGCGAGCTTCGATCCGTAGACCTCGGGGCTGACCTGTGTCAGCGTCCGGTACACCCACAACGCGTCCGGCCCGCGCAACACCCGCCGATTGCAGCTGAGCAGCTTCACCCTCGCTCGCAGCACGATTTCCTGATCCATCACAAAACCCCCTCGTTCCAGCACTCCCCCGGCGGCCGGTACCCGCCGGTGGCGGGGCAGCCCGATGTACGCGCCGGGGCCCGGTGGGGGCGCCGGCGCGTGAGCCGGGGAAGTGGATGTCGTCGAGTCTGCGGGGTCCCGGGTGCGCGGACAAGGGCGGAAATGCGTGCGCTACGTCCTACCGCCCAGGTCTGCGACCAGGCATGATGGAGTCGACACCCTGCCGACCGTCCAGTCGACGGCGGCCTCCCGCAGGGGGGAGACCAGGCCGCGCCAGACCAGGACCACGAACCGGCTGAACGAGTAGCTCGGGTGGAAGTCCTGCAGGAAGACCGGCGCCGCGCTGATCCGGCCGGTGATCTCGCCGTCCTGCGGGCAGTCGAGCTCGGGCGGCAGGTCGCCAGCGTCCCTGAGCAGGCGCATCAGGTCGGCCGGCAGCCGGAAGTCCAGCGGCTCGGCCACCCCGGTGGCCATCGCGCGGAAGACCGCCCCCGCGGCCAGATCCAACTCCCGTGCGGCCCGCAGGGATTCGCCCTGCGGTCGGCACTCCTCGGGCAGTGACCGGAGCAGCACCGCGACCGCCTCGTCCAGGAAGCGCGCCAGAGTGTCGGGGTCGCGTACCAGGCGGTGCAGGATCGCCTCGTAGTGGGTCTCCTGGCGGCCGTACAACTCACCGCTGCCGACGGCGATATTGAGCTCGCCCTCGATCAACTCCCGGTCCATCCGGTCGGGTTGCGACCAGGAGTCCCGGTAGTTGCGGGCGATGGCACCGGCCACCGGGTCGTGCTCCCGCTCGAAGAGGAAGTCGCGCAGCAGCTCGCACAGGTCGACCATCCGGACGCCGCCGCTCGCGTGCAGCAGACGAAGAGTGCAGCGCAGCAGGGACTTCTGGAAGAGGTACAGGCAGAACCTGAACTCCAGTCCGCGCAGCCACTCCTGTTCGGTCATCGTCGCGTGGCTCACCACGGTGTCGCCGGTCAGCTCGGGGTCGCTGACGTCGACCGGCAGGTGGCGGACCACGACCTTCTGGTCCTGCCTGAACTTCTCCCGGGTGTAGTCGGTGTTGTTCAGCAGCAGCAGCGGGAAGATGATCGGCGCTCCGCCCGCGGTCAGCACCTCCTCCGTACCGGTGAGGAAGCTGTCGTAGGTCTCGCCGGGCATCCCCCAGATCAGATCGGTGTAGGTGGGGATGCCCAGGTCGCGGAACTCGGCTTGCAGCTTGCGGAAGTTGTCCACCCTGATGTTCGACCGGTTGGCCAGTTCGAGGGCATCCGCGCTGAAGGACTGCGCCGACAGCGTCACCGGAGCCAGCAGCCCGCCGTCGCGCAGCAGGCCGGCCATCTGCACGATCCGCTTGTTGCAGTTCTTCGCCCAGGTGACGAAGAAGTCGACCCGCTTGCCGTACCGCTCGCAGGTGTCCACCAGCATCCGGGCGATGTCGACGTCCCGGGGCAGGATGCCGAAGTTGGCATCCGCCAGGGCCAGCATCATGTGCGGACCGGCCAGCCGGATGATCCGGTCCAGGTCCGCCTCGATCCGCTCCATCGGGAACTGGCGGACCTTGGAGTTGGTCGCACCGCCCCAGTAGCAGAACGCGCAGCCGTACGGGCAGCCCCGGTTGGTCTCGTAGACCAGCAGGGAGGTCGCGGCCAGTTCGGCGTCCGAGTAGACGGAGATCGGTGAGGGCACGGCGGACAGGTCGGCGATGCGGTCGGCGGCCTTGGTGGTGACGAGCCGGCGGTGCGCCCCGGCGCCGGCCCAGTAGCTGAGGCCGTCGATCGACGCGAGACCGTCGAGGCCGTCGAGGCCGTCCCGGTCGTCGCGGCCGTCGAGACCGTCGCGGCCGCGCAGCAGTGAGCGCAGCAGCTCGACGAAGCGGAACTCGCCGTCCCCGTGCACCAGGACGTCCGTCCACGGCGCCTCGGCGAAGAGCGCGTCCTGCTGGTAGCTGACGTCGTTGCCGCCCATCACGATGTGGCAGCCGGGCCAGGCCTGCTTGACGCGCCGGGCGAGCTCGACGGACTTGGCCCGGTTCCAGAAGTAGACCGTGAAGGCCACCACCAGCGGGTCGTCCAGTGCCGCCAGCACCTGCTCGCAGACCTGCTCGAAGGCCGGGCCCCGGGACAGCAGGGCGTGCCGGACGAACGTGCAGCCGGCTGCGACCTCCGGGTCGGCCTGGGCGGCCGCCTGCAGATAGCCCAGCGTCGGGCTGTAGTTGGCGCCCGCGATCGCGGTCAGGTCCACCAGATGCACCTGGCGGGTGCGGGCGGCTGCCGCTCGGGGGGACGGGGTGCCGATGGCCGCCGTCACCTGGTCACGCTCAGGCCGGACGCGTCCAGGCCGGGCGCGGCCACGGGCTCGGACTCGACGCGCTCGGACTCGACGCGCTCGGACTCGGCGGGGCGCGGCGGGCGCAGCCGTCCGCCGACGGCGGCGGGCTCCTCGCGCCGCAGGCCCAGGCGCGGTGAAGTGACCAGCCGCAGCTGCGAGCCGTCGTCCCAGAGGTCGCGCGGCATGATCTCGACCAGGCCGAGACGGTCCTCGTCGGTGGCGGTGTCCGTGGCGGTGTCCGTAGCGGTGTCGGCGTCGGTGGCGGTGGCACTCGCCACTTCCGCCTGCTCGGGGCCCCGGCCGTGCTTGGCGTCGAAGAGGTCCGAGACGCCGGCGACGATCTCGACGAAGGCCGAGTTGCTGGGCCGGCCGACCGGCGCGGTGGGCAGGCCGGTCAGCCGCTGCGCGAGCCAGAAGTAGCCGGCCTGGCCCTGGTACTGGTCGTACATGCGGGCCACCATGGCGAGCATCCGGCTGTACGCATGACGGTAGAGCGACTCGTAGAACGCGCTCGCCTCGCTCTCCTGGACCTCGCCGTCCAGCACCGCGACGATCGAGGCGGCGGCGAGCAGCGCGCTGTACGAGGCTAGGTGCACCCCGCTGGAGAGCAGCGGGTCGAGGAAGCAGGCCGCGTCGCCGGCCACGAAGTACCCGGGGCCGCAGAAGTCGGCCGAGACGTAGGAGTAGTCCTGCTCGACCTTCGCGTCGGAGATCCGGGTGTCACCGGCCAGCAGGGTGCGGAGCGTGTCGGACTCGTCGACGAGCTCGGTGAGCAGGCCTTCCAGCGAGTCGTGCGCCCGGCGCCGCTCACGGAAGGCGGTCTCGTGCATGACGAATCCGACGCTGCGGCGGCCGCCCCGCAGCGGGATGACCCAGTACCAGCCGTCCGGGGAGGAGATGATGTTGCTGCCGCCCTGCGGGGTGCCCGGCAGCAGCTCCTCGCCGTCCCAGTAGCCCCAGATCGCGACGTTGCGGAACACCTCGTGCCGCGTGCGGTTCCTGAAGTGCTGCGCCGTGAGCACCCCGGCGCGCCCCGAGGCGTCGACGACGAAGTCGAAGCGGGTGGTGCGCAGCTCCTCGGGGGCGTCGCCGCTCACCCACTCGGCGGCGACCGGCCGGTCGCCGTCGAACACGATCCGCTTGACGGCGGCGTTCTCGACCACCCGGGCGCCCTGCTTGGCGGCGTTCTTCAGCAGGAGGTGGTCGAATTCCGAGCGGTCGACCGACCAGGACCGTACTTCGGGCCCGAACATCTTGGTCCAGTCCGCGCACCAGTCCTTCTCGGTGCCCCAGCGGAAGAGACCGCCGTGCTTGCTCATGAAACCGAAATCATCGACCTCCTGCACGGCGCCGGCGAGCTCCAGGACCGCCCGGCAGGACGAGGCCAGGGCCTCTCCGATGTGATAGCGCGGAAACACCTCCTTCTCCAGGAGCAGCACGTCCACGCCCGAGCGGGCGAGCAGGGCCGCAGCGAGGGAGCCGGCCGGGCCACCGCCGATGACCAGTACCGTAGCGTCAGTTGAACACAACTCCATGGGGCACTCCATTGGATTGTCATCACCAGAACGGCGCTCACCCTAGAGGCCGAGCCGACTGGTTTCCCACTTGCCACTGGGCCATACGGGTGAACTGGTGATGGTCGTACAGAAATAGGAGTTCGTTCGCAGAGTGAGAACAGAGACTAAACCTCCGCGAGTTCACGCGAATGGATGAAGTGATTGATCATGATGCATGGTCAACTACGGCTATAGTTCTGACTGTTCGCGCACGTCGTTTGAATTCCAGGCGCTGGATGGGCGACCTTTGCGTGAGCATTCGCTGAAGTGTTCGTCCACGCAGAAAGGCGTCGTCTTCCATGATCTCGACCCGACGGCTCGTGATGTCCGTCCTGTGCACCACCACCCTCACCGCTGCCCTGGTCGCGGCCTCCCCCGCCGTGGCCCTCGCCCCGGCCTCGCACCGTGCCGACGCCTGTGGCGCGTCGGCCTCGGACGTCGCAGGGACGTTCGCGGGCATCTTCGACAACAACCCCGCCGCCACGCTCTCGGTCACCTTCACCGCGCCCAAGTCGGTCGCCACGCAGTGGTCCGTCCCGGGCTGGAACGGCTCCGGCAAGGGCGAGTACGAGCTCAGCGCGACCGGGCCGGAGTGGACGAACTCCAACACCGTCGACGGCACTCTCACCGGCGTGGACCAGGAGATCTTCCGCAGCGTGAGTGTCACGTGTGCCAACGGCGACAGCCAGGTCACCACGATCGCCGGCCTCGTCGACTCCGGCAAGGCGGAGATCCCGTTCACGATCAACCGCCAGTAGTCCCGGGCGGCCGTCCGCGCGGAGCGGACGGCCTATCGCCTCACCTCACCAGCTGCACTGTGCACTCCATCGAAAGGCGTTTCCCATGATGTCGATCCGACGGCTCGCGCTGCCCCTCGCGTGCGCCACCGCCCTCACCGGCGCCCTCGTGGCAGCCTCCCCCGCCGTGGCCCTCCAGCCGGCACAGCTCCGCGCCCCCGCCTGCGGCGCTATGGACCAGGACTTCAACGGGGCCTTCGCGGGCACCTTCGACCAAGCCCCCGGCGACACCATCAACGTCTCGTTCGCCGCGCCCCAGTCGGCCGAGACGAACTGGACCGTCGAGGGCTGGACGGGCCACGGCAAGGGCACCTTCGAGCTCACCGCCGGCGGAATCAAGTGGAACAACTCCGACCTGATCGCCGGCCCGGCCACCGGCGTGGACACCGAGCAGTTCCACAGCACGGCCATCAGCTGTGACACCGGCACGAGCGAGGTCAGCACCATCCGTGGCGAGGTCACCGCTCCGACCCCCGACGGCACGGTGAAGTACCCGTTCACGGTCGTCCGCCAGAGTTAGCACGGCGGCGCGTTCACTAGGGCGGGCCGGGTCGCAGCCTCAACGGCGGCCCGGCCCGCCGCAGTTATGTGCCGCGAGGGGTCGATACGTCGGCTGTGACAGTAAGCTGATGGACCATCAGTTCGGCTTGGGAGGATCAGGTGAACACCGAACACCTGGCCGCGGAGGCGATCCTGGCCACCGGGGCGATCACCGCCTTGAGCGCACTCGCCGCGCCACTCTGCCGGCGGCTCGGACAACCCCTCGTGGTAGGGCAGTTGGTCATGGGTGTGGCGCTCGGGCTGCTGCCGGGCCGGCTCACCCGGCTGCTGTTCCCGCCCGACGTCCTGCCGTTCCTCACCGTCATCGCGCAACTCGGCCTCGTACTCTTCCTGTTCTCCGTCGGCTACGAGCTCGACCTGCACACCCTGCACCGTCGCGGACGCACCGTCCTGCTGGTGTCGGCGGGCAGCCTCGGGGTGCCGCTGCTGCTGGGCGGGGCGCTGGGGTGGGCACTGTCGGACGCGAAGCTGCTCGGCAGCGCGGCGGGGGTCCGACCCGGCCCGGCCATCCTGTTCGTCGCCGTGGCGCTGTCGATCACGGCGGTCCCGGTGCTGGCCGGCATCATCCGGGAGCGCGCGCTCACCGCGAGCACGCCCGGGGTGACGGCGATGGCCTCCGCCGGAATCACCGACGCGATCGGGTGGTTGCTGCTCGCCGCCGCGGTCGCTGCCGCCACCACCGGCCACCAGTCCGGGTCCGTGCCGCTCGCCTTCGCCGGCTATCTGCTGGCGCTGGTCCTGGTCGTGCGGCCGGCGCTGCGCCGGTGGATGCGCCGGGCCCGACCGGCCGGACGCGATCTGGCGCCCGTGGTCATCGCGGTGCTGATGCTCTCCGCGCGGTGCACCTCCCAGCTCGGCCTGCACGCCGTCTTCGGCGCGCTGGCCATCGGGGTGCTGATGCCGCGCGACCCGGACGGATCGCCCGACCCCCAGCTGCGGCACTCGGTGGAACGGGCCGGCTCGGCCCTGCTGCCGCTCTTCTTCGTGGTCACCGGCCTGACGGTGAGGATCGGCCAACTGTCCGGTCGGGACTGGCTGATCCTCGGCGTCGTCGTGGTGCTGGCGACCGCCGGCAAGCTCGCGGGCGGGGCGGTGGCGGCCCGGATCGGCGGGCTGGGCCGGCGGGAGTCCCTGATCGTCGGGACCCTGCTCAACACCCGGGGACTGACCGAGCTGATCGCCCTGAACACCGGCTGGAGCGCCGGGCTGATCGGACGCCACCTCTACACCGTCCTGGTGCTGATGGCACTCATCACCACCATGCTGACCGGCCCGCTGCTCTCACTGCTCGGCATCCCGGTCCCGAGATCGGGACCGGGATCGGAGCCGGGGTCGGAGCCGGGAGCGGCGGGCCGCCCTGCGGTGCCCCGTGCGCTCAGAGCAGCAGAACGCCGAGCTCGGGCGTGATCTGCTTGGCCGTCAGACCGGTCTCGGCGGCCAGGTCCTCGATGCCGAAGGTGTACCACTCGTGGGTGACGTCGATCTCGCGCACCACGGCACCGCCGCGCAGCACCCGCCAGGTGGCGGACCAGCGCATCTGCTCCGGACCGCACGGCTCACCGGAGAGCCAGGCCTCGTACTCCTGCTCGCCGAGCCGCTGGCGGGCGATCCGCATCGGGGCGACGGTCTGCGGGGTCCGGACGGCCATCAGCTCCACCACGATCGGCGCACCGGCCGGCAGCCGCGAGGTGAGCCGGCTCCAGAACTCGGCGCGTTCGGCCCGGTCCAGGTAGCCGAGCACTCCGCAGATCACCGCGGCCGAGAGCCGGTCCGGCAGCTCCACGTCCTGCGCGCTGCCGGCCACCACGGTGACCCGGCCGCGCAGGTCCTCGTCCCGGACCACCCGGCTGGTCAGCGCGGTCCGCATCGCGGGTGACGGCTCGACGGCCAGGATCCGGGCCTG
This genomic window contains:
- a CDS encoding GNAT family N-acetyltransferase; its protein translation is MDTTLPDGYEISTDPARLDAELIHRWLSLDAYWALGVTRDKQDQAIAGSLNFGLYASPGTGEGGAQLGYARVVTDRATFAWLCDVYIAPAARGRGLGTALAAAVRDHLAGYDLRRVMLATADAHEVYAKVGFAPLATVEKWMLLGKQ
- a CDS encoding helix-turn-helix domain-containing protein; translation: MREPLPADMFDELCPSSLNPIRFGDKWAALVIRCLEHGPRRFSELRVPLGRVTPKVLTQSLRSLERDGLVKRTVYAEATPHVEYELTPLGRSMLEPMAAACAWAEEHWDELLSARE
- a CDS encoding NAD(P)H-binding protein — encoded protein: MNIVVFGAGGRIGRQAVAEASRRGHQVTAVVRDPAGHGELAGARAVAGDVTDAASIEQVAAGHDAAVNAAVDLSVPPHDFFTASSRALTAGLAKAGVHRLVTVGLASIMPGASGAPLMDEPGYPNEYRPFYLGHAAGLDELRSCTLDWAYVAPAGDFDHAGPVTGRYQLAEHGDPASRITPADFAIALLDEVDAPRHHRAALTVREA
- a CDS encoding nitroreductase family deazaflavin-dependent oxidoreductase, with translation MPVLHDSPNAWVAEHIRRFQETGGRPRPDVNDLLLTTRGRRTGELRRTALVYQHDSDRYVLAASNNGADHHPAWYLNLLADPSVTVQVGTDTFAAHARPATEAERPQLWHLMVAATPQYAAYQQQTTREIPIVLLEPAR
- a CDS encoding ASCH domain-containing protein — protein: MTFDSQKPPQSAVRVMHLRRPYLDLVASGAKTVEVRVTYPNRRDLAPGQLIRFQAEGAHVLTRVTRVSRYASFEEMLDHEDVAAISGVPESREELLTAIRSIYDETKESLGVITLEVHVVTSES
- a CDS encoding peptide deformylase, with translation MIQVRPSEQMRDLGVVQYGAPVLAEPARPFDLPAEREAAEQVIEQLFTSMERIGQVHPFAKGMGIAAPQIGIGRAAAIVQPAETGTPAIVLLNPRITDRSNEADEQFEGCLSFFDVRGLVPRPLRITVETTTLDGQPVVTTYERGLARLVHHEIDHLDGLLYTARMRTGVDPIPVEQYRQTGRAWAYEQ
- a CDS encoding putative immunity protein; this encodes MANGTSEINLSKQDLREVTRYAAQSAQEVLEIFERAHPADSRPRDAVDAAWTFARGGERGKALRDTGWAAHKAAREADTAAASNAARAAMSAAAAAYLHPLADAHQVKHILGAAAHAACVAELVAGNDRKAGADHIEQACRHASPVVVDVLSRYPAAPPGGGRVGELLRDLDQTLRSRCLGEGGCVVCGQDVP
- a CDS encoding alpha/beta fold hydrolase, encoding MPTFSAPDGTRLAYRVIGTGDPLVCLPGGPTDSRYLGDLGGLSKHRRLIVPDLRGTGRSAIPQDTASYRCDRLVDDVEALREHLGLPRLDLLGHSAGANIAAQYTARYPQHIAKLALIGPSTRAVGIAVTAETRRELAGLRKAEPWFPAAFAALQALTAGTGGDADAVASFFYGHWDTAAQHHHAASRPTNPEAVTLFAADGAFTPHATRAGLATCTAPALLLAGEFDLNSPPQSVAEYAELLPTATLVVQPGAGHYPWLDDADQFTATMAAFLA
- a CDS encoding sigma-70 family RNA polymerase sigma factor, translating into MARDEHTQQEPETLTEEQAGRMLAEMNDVIRAGEEMRKLRTEMIKLFADFGWTQERIAQLTDLSQPAVSKQVTKYKAGDPLPPMGLSLDQHDAPWLEGRLWGLAEEISESCDDTARCTRYLNAVARGKKRFTPQSVDELRRLVEQDLMLHQAELPGGYRDAYDEISRGLDVPARVATTAPAAMRRALARRLQRDRFRREE